One Campylobacter lari DNA segment encodes these proteins:
- a CDS encoding YheO-like PAS sensor domain-containing protein codes for MDEQQKELFIKLTQFLGQVLGDQYEIVFHVIAPEGSYIAAIANNHISGRTINSPLTSFASELVQEKEYLNKDFLCDYKAKVGKSKIVTGSTFFIKNQNKIVGILCINHDTTELRNAISKIIELEKINDFSDLLDIHNQNNVNLHNVSNIETLSHSIEDILAENIDLKYLNSGYSLSTEQKDEIIKKLHSKGIFNIKGSIPIVAKSLNISEPSVYRYLQKLKNNL; via the coding sequence ATGGATGAACAACAAAAAGAATTATTTATCAAACTCACTCAGTTTTTAGGACAGGTGCTTGGAGATCAATATGAAATCGTTTTTCATGTGATTGCACCTGAGGGTTCCTATATTGCAGCCATTGCAAATAACCACATTAGTGGAAGAACCATTAATTCTCCACTAACCTCTTTTGCAAGTGAGCTTGTACAAGAAAAAGAATATTTAAATAAAGACTTTTTATGTGATTATAAAGCAAAGGTTGGAAAGTCTAAGATTGTTACTGGATCAACTTTTTTCATTAAAAATCAAAATAAAATCGTAGGTATTTTATGTATAAATCACGATACCACAGAGCTTAGAAATGCTATTAGTAAAATCATAGAACTTGAAAAAATCAATGATTTTAGTGATTTATTAGATATTCATAATCAAAACAATGTAAATTTACATAATGTGAGTAATATAGAAACACTTAGTCATTCTATAGAAGATATTTTAGCTGAAAACATAGATTTGAAATATTTAAATTCAGGATATAGCTTAAGCACTGAGCAAAAAGATGAGATTATTAAAAAGCTTCATTCAAAAGGAATTTTTAACATCAAAGGAAGCATACCTATAGTTGCTAAGTCGCTTAATATATCAGAACCTAGCGTCTATAGGTATTTACAAAAACTTAAAAACAATCTCTAA
- a CDS encoding anaerobic C4-dicarboxylate transporter family protein: MDIIFLLELFIIFSMIAIGGRYGGIGLGVAGGLGMCVLVLVFGMQPASLPVSVVFIILAVITCVSVLQSAGGLDLLVKIAEKILKKKPQAIVFMGPLISSTFTIFCGTTYVAFSIYPVIAEVAAQAKIRPERALSVSVIAAGIGVVASPMSAATAAMVAVLAFSGTTIVQILMVSLPAFFIGVFLACLSVFKRGKELEQDEEFQRRVKAGEYHFLSEDLQNKDSEHDPMAKRSLYIFALGILTIIFFGTFTNLLPHYELANGKIERLSTPNLIQMIMLATACLIMLFAKVPANKLGEASVFKSGLIGVVGVFGIAWMTGTFFEAYKPLFSDSLSHVVEDYPYLFGVALFAFSMVIFSPSATVAALMPLGVSLGIPPQILIVLYPCVSGDFIVPGANQIACVAFDRTGTTKIGKFVINHSYLRPGFVLIISATIAGYFISKLVF, encoded by the coding sequence ATGGATATTATTTTTTTATTAGAACTTTTTATTATTTTTTCTATGATAGCCATAGGTGGTAGATATGGCGGTATAGGACTTGGGGTTGCAGGCGGACTTGGTATGTGTGTTTTAGTTTTGGTTTTTGGTATGCAACCAGCTTCGCTTCCTGTGAGTGTTGTATTTATTATACTTGCTGTGATTACTTGTGTAAGTGTTTTGCAAAGTGCAGGCGGGCTTGATTTACTAGTAAAAATAGCAGAAAAAATTTTAAAGAAAAAACCTCAAGCTATTGTTTTTATGGGGCCTTTGATTAGCTCTACTTTTACTATTTTTTGTGGTACTACTTATGTAGCTTTTTCTATTTATCCAGTGATTGCAGAAGTGGCTGCTCAAGCTAAAATTCGACCTGAAAGAGCACTTTCTGTTTCAGTGATTGCAGCAGGTATTGGCGTGGTAGCTTCTCCTATGAGTGCAGCTACTGCTGCTATGGTAGCTGTTTTAGCCTTTAGTGGTACAACGATAGTGCAAATTCTAATGGTAAGTTTACCTGCTTTTTTTATAGGTGTATTTCTTGCTTGTTTGAGTGTTTTTAAAAGAGGAAAAGAGCTTGAGCAAGATGAGGAGTTTCAAAGAAGAGTAAAAGCAGGAGAATATCATTTTTTAAGTGAAGACTTGCAAAATAAAGATAGCGAGCATGATCCTATGGCTAAAAGGTCTTTATATATTTTTGCTTTGGGGATTTTAACTATTATTTTCTTTGGAACTTTTACGAATTTATTGCCTCATTATGAGCTTGCAAATGGTAAAATAGAAAGACTTTCTACCCCAAATTTAATCCAAATGATCATGCTTGCAACAGCTTGTTTGATTATGCTTTTTGCTAAAGTTCCTGCTAATAAACTTGGTGAAGCTTCTGTATTTAAATCAGGACTTATAGGAGTTGTAGGGGTTTTTGGTATAGCTTGGATGACAGGAACGTTTTTTGAGGCTTATAAGCCTTTATTTAGCGATTCTTTATCACATGTTGTAGAGGACTATCCGTATTTATTTGGGGTGGCTTTATTCGCCTTTTCTATGGTGATTTTTTCTCCTTCAGCAACGGTAGCTGCTTTAATGCCTTTGGGTGTGAGTTTGGGAATTCCTCCCCAAATTCTTATTGTACTTTATCCTTGTGTGAGTGGAGATTTTATAGTTCCAGGTGCTAATCAAATAGCATGCGTGGCTTTTGATAGAACGGGTACAACAAAAATAGGTAAATTTGTAATCAATCACTCTTACTTAAGACCGGGGTTTGTTTTGATTATTAGTGCGACTATTGCGGGTTATTTTATCTCTAAGCTTGTATTTTAG
- a CDS encoding Rid family detoxifying hydrolase → MANYPKAIGPYSAYREANGLLFISGQLPINPGSGNIESEDVKEQTRQSLLNIKAILEENNLYFNNVVKTTCFLANIDDFVAFNEVYSEFFAAPYPARSAFAVKDLPKGAKVEIEVIAHKG, encoded by the coding sequence ATGGCAAATTATCCAAAGGCTATAGGACCATATTCAGCTTATAGAGAAGCTAATGGTTTGTTATTTATTTCAGGACAACTTCCTATTAATCCAGGAAGTGGAAATATAGAAAGTGAAGATGTAAAAGAACAAACAAGACAGTCATTGTTAAATATTAAGGCTATATTAGAAGAAAATAATCTTTATTTTAACAATGTGGTAAAAACTACTTGCTTTTTAGCAAATATTGATGATTTTGTGGCTTTCAATGAGGTTTATTCTGAATTTTTCGCAGCTCCATATCCTGCAAGAAGTGCTTTTGCGGTAAAAGATCTTCCTAAGGGTGCTAAAGTGGAGATAGAGGTTATTGCTCATAAAGGATAG
- the dcuC gene encoding C4-dicarboxylate transporter DcuC encodes MLGLFFAGCSVFLLVFMLYKKINAHMALLLSGLFLLSLAGIFGLSPIIGEKQSLHLGLFDIFQVVNTNMSSTLAGLGLTLMCIAGFSAYMDHVGASYALFKVFERPLKAVKSPYILLLVSYFVIQFLVLFIPSHAGLALLLMVTMYPILVRSGVSKLSALSIIAICQYIDHGPGSGNVILAAKTAEIDPAVYFVHYQLPTTVPIIIAVGIAIYFCSKYFDKKENFVFNRDEIEKELSENDSKKEEVKKPPRIYAILPIIPLVLILGFSSVLDSIMVLMGFTTMEEVKAASSTAIKMNVPVAMMISTFIAIIFEIIRYRSLIDTLNSIMVFFKGMGHLFVITVSLIVCGQVFANGLLSVGFVDTLIGFAKDAGFGVLAIIIAVSILLAVCAFLMGSGNAAFFSFAPLIPNIAKSFGVETIAMIAPIQIMTGFGRCVSPIAPAILAISAIAKVNPLQVVKRTAIPMLVAAIVNVIMTYIYL; translated from the coding sequence ATGTTGGGTTTATTTTTTGCAGGATGTTCTGTATTTTTACTTGTTTTTATGCTCTATAAAAAAATCAACGCCCATATGGCGTTGCTTTTAAGTGGTTTATTCTTGCTATCTCTAGCAGGAATTTTTGGACTTTCTCCTATCATTGGTGAAAAGCAATCTTTGCATTTAGGTCTTTTTGATATTTTCCAAGTTGTTAATACAAATATGTCAAGCACTCTAGCAGGACTTGGACTTACTTTGATGTGTATAGCGGGATTTTCTGCTTATATGGATCATGTGGGCGCAAGTTATGCTTTATTTAAAGTGTTTGAAAGACCTTTAAAGGCAGTAAAATCACCTTATATTTTATTGCTAGTTTCATATTTTGTAATCCAGTTTTTAGTGCTTTTTATACCTTCACATGCAGGTTTGGCGCTTTTGCTTATGGTTACAATGTATCCTATTTTAGTGCGCTCAGGCGTTTCTAAGCTTTCTGCTCTTTCAATTATCGCTATTTGTCAATACATTGACCATGGTCCAGGTAGTGGTAATGTGATTTTGGCTGCAAAAACAGCTGAAATTGATCCTGCGGTATATTTTGTGCATTATCAGCTTCCTACAACTGTGCCTATTATCATAGCAGTAGGTATTGCGATTTATTTTTGCTCAAAATATTTTGATAAAAAAGAAAATTTTGTTTTTAATCGTGATGAGATAGAAAAAGAGTTGTCAGAAAATGATAGCAAAAAAGAAGAGGTGAAGAAACCACCTAGAATCTATGCGATTTTACCTATTATACCTTTAGTGTTAATTTTGGGTTTTAGTAGTGTTTTAGATAGCATTATGGTGTTAATGGGATTTACTACTATGGAAGAAGTTAAAGCCGCTTCATCTACTGCTATTAAAATGAATGTGCCAGTTGCAATGATGATTTCAACCTTTATTGCAATTATTTTTGAAATCATTCGTTATAGAAGTTTGATTGATACTTTAAATTCTATTATGGTATTTTTCAAAGGTATGGGGCATTTGTTTGTAATCACAGTTTCTTTGATCGTTTGTGGTCAAGTTTTTGCAAACGGACTTTTATCAGTTGGCTTTGTAGATACTTTAATAGGTTTTGCAAAAGATGCAGGTTTTGGAGTGCTTGCTATTATTATAGCAGTTTCTATTTTGCTTGCTGTATGTGCATTTTTAATGGGTTCAGGAAATGCAGCATTTTTCTCTTTTGCGCCACTTATCCCAAATATAGCAAAATCTTTTGGGGTTGAAACTATAGCTATGATAGCACCTATTCAAATCATGACAGGTTTTGGTAGATGTGTTTCACCTATTGCACCTGCTATTTTGGCAATTTCGGCTATAGCTAAGGTAAATCCATTACAAGTTGTAAAAAGAACAGCTATTCCTATGCTTGTAGCTGCTATTGTTAATGTGATTATGACTTATATTTATCTATAA